In Fibrobacter sp. UWB13, the genomic window TGAGCTTACCGTTGCGGAGCCTACTCTGGTCGACCTGCGCCTGCGAACAGAGCAGACGTTGGGCAAGCTGGATGCCGTCCATTTCCAAGCTGAAGAACGCGACGTTCTTGCCGTAGCGAATGGCTGCGTTTGCAGCAACGGTCATAGCGAAAGACGTTTTGCCGACACCCGGACGGGCAGCGAGAATAATCAAGTCGGAATTCTGGAGACCGTTCGTAAGTTCATCCAGTTCCGTAATACCTGTAGGCACGCCCGTAATGCCGCCTTCCCTGCGGTTGTTGATGCGCTCCAGAAGAGGCGCCACAAAGTTGTCGATAGACTTTAAGGTGTTGCGCACCTGGTTATCGGCAATCGCAAAGATATCGCGTTCGGCATCTTGAAGCACGTTATCCGGCGTCGAAGCAGGATCCATCGCCTGGCGAATAATATCGGAAGACGTGCGGATGAGCTTGCGGAGCACCGCCTTGCTACGGAGGTGTTCCAACTGCCACGGAACATTCGCCGACGATGCGACGGATTCCATCAATTCAAAAATGTATTCACGGCCACCGACAATGTCGAGCTTCCCCATCTTCGTGAGTTCCGCCGAAAGTGTCACGGGATCGATGGGTGTAACCGCCTTGTTCAAACTGCAAAGTGCGTTCCAAATCAACTGATGACGTTCCATGTAGAAAAAGTCATCGTCACTGATGGCCATAACTGCGGTGCCCATCACTTCGGGATCACGCAAAATACCGCCCAACAGGCAGCGCTCCGCCTCAACATCGGCGGGCATTTGACGACCTTCAAACGACTTGGAATTATTTTCTTCAGACATAACTATACCGATTTAAATATACAATAAAAATTTACATTGATTTTTGGGAAGATGCCCAAAATAAGGCAAAAAGGGGATAAAATGGAGAAGCCCGCTCGGTGGCGGGCATGACATCGCAAAGCGAGAGTGCGCGGGAAGCGCGAAAGGAATGCGCAAGCTACTTGGCGGCGGTGAAAAGCCCGCTGCGCGGGATATGCACCTTCCACGTGAGCCATTTGAGCTGTTTGTCCGTCGTCATCGCGTAGGCATCGACAAGCGATACAGTCTTTGTGCCATTGAAATCAAGCGCTGTTCCTGCGAGTTCGTTGAAGTTCTTGCCCTTGCTGAACACATCGTAGAAAAGCGGCTCGCTAAAGGTAATCATGATTTCGGGGGCGATAAAGGAAAGTTCCTTTGTTAGCATTCGACGGAGCGAGGCGAGCAGGATCGGAGATAGTGCTCGCGGAGCATCTTTGTAGAAATACGTAACTCCAAGGGTTTCCGGGGCGTAACCGAGGCTTCCGAACAAACGCACAAGCATCTCGCCAGTCGGAGACTGGAAGAATTTGTCTGTAGATTCGCCGGGCTTCGGAGCGGCAAGGAGAATCAGAAGGCGCGGGTGCTCCGGGCCTTCGTAGCGAACAACATTCGCGGCACGCGCGTAAAGTGCGTCGGTCTTGAGCGCATCGTAGAAGGCGCCGATGGAATCGGCGAGTTCGTACGCGGCAGTCGTCTTCTTGACGGCGCGCGGGGCAATGGTGAGGCCTGCATCGAGCTTTGGCGCCGGGGCCGGACGCGGAGAAGGCGCAGGTTGTGCGGGAGCGCCAAATGCAGACTGTTGAAACGCGGACTGCTGAAAAGCGGGCTGCGCGGGAGCCTGGAAAGCAGACTGCGCCGCAGATGGGAACGGAGCGGGGTTCTTCGGGGCGGTCGTTTGAGACGGCTGCGGGAATGGAGCCGGATTTGCCGGGCGCATTTGCGGCATCGGATTAGCTGGGCGCGGAGCCCCAGCAGGAACGGCGGACTTTTTACGAGTCAATGTCCACGGTTCATCAAGGAGCAAGTCCTCCTCGCCCATGTCCATTTGGCCTTGCAGATATTTGCGAAGTTCGCTAAAATCA contains:
- the dnaB gene encoding replicative DNA helicase; translated protein: MSEENNSKSFEGRQMPADVEAERCLLGGILRDPEVMGTAVMAISDDDFFYMERHQLIWNALCSLNKAVTPIDPVTLSAELTKMGKLDIVGGREYIFELMESVASSANVPWQLEHLRSKAVLRKLIRTSSDIIRQAMDPASTPDNVLQDAERDIFAIADNQVRNTLKSIDNFVAPLLERINNRREGGITGVPTGITELDELTNGLQNSDLIILAARPGVGKTSFAMTVAANAAIRYGKNVAFFSLEMDGIQLAQRLLCSQAQVDQSRLRNGKLNSDEIKKIIAAVTPINQAPLFVDDNADLGIMELMSKARQLKHKGHLDLLIIDYLQLMKTGKEENRAVAIGAISRGLKILAKELSIPVIALAQLSRKVEEKGRERPQLSDLRESGSIEQDADMVWFVERPFVQTHKDEDRYKATLIVAKHRNGSVKDIDMSFVPEYTTFYDATDQQGMEGGDEDYQYGSDDDGGGPQVADFGSF